The Scatophagus argus isolate fScaArg1 chromosome 4, fScaArg1.pri, whole genome shotgun sequence DNA window TCAGACACTGGGTTCAGTTATTACACATAGGGGGAAGCCAAACATTGCACAAATGGCAGAAGAATGAAGATGTGTTTaacaatataatatttaatatactATTTCAAGTTATTTTAGTCCTTATATCAGGAAGTTCTTTTACCCAATCATTTTTCCATATACTTTAAAAGGTCCCTAAAACGATTTGCGTGGAAACACACAATATGTTTCTAAAAAGACCGACAATGAGGATTTCCACTGTTTGCTTTCAATTTGATCTATAACTTGGGATCATATCGTTTAACGTTACTCTGACATAGACAGTGCCCTACTCTAGTGTCTGCAATTACCAGCAGGGAGAAAACCTGCAGAAGTAAAACCATGTCTGTCATGTGATCGTTGTCTGTCTCGTAGCTCACCACTCACAAAGCCAAGGGGCACAGTAAACACTGCAACAGCATGACACAACTTTGAAATAATGTCAGTTGCACCATACCCATTGGACACATTTAGCCCAAGCCTACAAGCCAGAATGAGCTGCCGTTAGGTAGTTAGGTGAGTGTACAAGCAGCCAGGCAGTCAACCGTGTAATCGGGAACAATGCACTGGCCAGTGGTCACACAGGTGACTTGAAGTTGCGTGTCAGGAGCACAGCAGAGTCTGTGAGCACGAAAGAAGGCCAATGTAATCACACTAAATATGCCAGTCACTGCTCCTTCAGCACCAACAGACCTTGGCTATTATTAGCTAGTCGTAAGGTTACAACAAATCTGCCTAGCCACCCAAAAATTTATATTAAGAAATCCATCCAACGCAAACTATAGTTGTGCTCTTAATGGTTTGCTTAACTTACACCAGTCTGCGCCCTCatgtgttttccagtgactgtaATCCATTATATTCCTTAAAGCGCCACAATGTAAGGACACTgattgaaaacacaacacagcagcaaaaacgCAGCGTATGAGCGAAATACTGACGCTAGCTTAGCTTACATCACTACCGCCAGTTAGCTAACGACCAGCTGATCGCACTAGCATCGCGGCATCTGAACGACAACTGTCAAGCTAAACGGTGACGCTGGCCTTTAGTAGATACACTACAAATAAACAAGCTGGTTTGTGTTTCAGGAGTAACAGTGGATACGTCTTGCCTTTCTGGGCGTGACTGTTGGCACGCTAACATTAGCTTTAACGTTACTGTAGATGAAACCTAACGTGAACGCGAGTCGAGATTCACATTCCTGCCTTTGCTAGCTAACTCGCATGCTAGGCAGCTAGCAGCGCAGTGCTAGCTAGCCACTCCAGAGACCACTGTGTCTTTGGTGTAACCGCCATCCCCTTACCAGTATGCGGTAAAATCCTTCGGCTTGAACGTCGATGATAACCCCCAATGTGTCTGTTACGTGGGGCACTCCAAGTGTATCCATATGTCACAAACCATGCTTTACTCCAAAAGTGGTCActgcttcctttccttcctcctggTAGCCATTTTTCCTCAATATCCAAACAAACGTCCCAGCCAGGTCCCAGCGCTGATTTTCCTCCAAACAGCATCCTCCACTCAGCCCCAATGGAGGCCACATCTGAAAGACAAACCTGACATCTGTTGGATGAATGGGAGAACACACCTGGATTTAAGGGACACGTTAATTTCGTTTAAAATTCTCTCTATGTTAGAGCTAAAAAGAATAAACCCATTAACACATACATTGCCGTTTTTCTTTAGTTTTGCTTTGCCATTTTTTTGAGTGTGTCTGGGCTCaccttttttagttttttttttttaatcattgttATGTTTCTTTCGTgattactttattatttattttgaagaaagtcgTTTTAGCAGAAAAGGAGACAAATAGGAAGAGAATAATGTATAAGTATAAGTTCATCCACTGATTTTAgaaaatctacatttttattagAGGCTACTTGAAGACTGTGCATGTATTATGTATACGAGgatgcagagagaaacagtccATCTAACAGTTCCTGACCTACTGAATTTCTTATTGAACcatacaacagtaaacaggcTTTCACCACTGAGAAGTTTTAAGGATTTTACAGGAGTGAAGTAAGTAAGATCACAGTGTGTTTACGTGTGCATTTATGATGTATCATGTAATCTCGGAAAACAGAACGAGGAATTTTATCATTTgagtttttgttaaaatgtagATACCCGTGAACTGGTTGGTTGGTCAGCCCAGCTTGGAAAAACACATGatttaacatatttttgatCACCTGCTGGATAAGTTCTGTGAAACTCTTTGAACTTTCTTATCATTTGTTGACTGTTGCAAATGAATGATCAGTACAAAATTGTCCCCATATTTAGTTGAGTTCATTTTCAGTATGTTGGATAGTCcagattgtatttattttagtaaCTGAGGTACCTTTAAGatactaaataaatgtaatttcaacCTCGAcctcaaatacattttttgacaagtatttggagttttgctgtaAGTTCCTGAAGTGCTGGATCAGATCTGCGAGCTTTAGACTTAGtaaaacaccagtaaaacaaaggagagggtgattgacttccggagaaggacattaccacttacaccagtgaacatccagggctcggacatcgagattgtggacagttttcagtacctgggtgttcacctcaaccataaactggactggtcacataacaccgatgccctgtacaagaagggccaaagtttcctccaccttctgaggagactgaggtcctttggagtgtgcaggcccctgctacagacattttatgactctgtggtagcctctgctgttcactgtgctgtggtctgttggggaccgggcagcacggaccgggacaggaagagactgaacaagctggtcaggaaGGACAGCTCTGTTCTGGGCTGCCCATtagactctgtggaggaggtgggtgagaggaggacattagccaagctgacatccatcatggacaacacctctcaccctctgcatcagacagttgaacagctccttcagcggcagactgctacacccccagtgtaggaaggagcgctaccgcaagtccttcattcccactgctgttagactgtataattctatggtctagtcctcatttcctcccttaagaggacttgtatatagctgtatattgtactgtttttactttaccttgtaaattgttaatttattttacctctacattcttttttaactgtttttgcacactttctgcactcctcttctgttcttgtgagctgccacaacaagttcatcttatcttatcttagatgGACTCCACAGTCTGTAGCAAGGGGGCACTAACATCATCTCCAGCAGTGATTTGACTTTAGAGTATTGCAATATATAGTATCAGGCACTAGGGGACAGCAGTACTCATtcgaaaataaaaacacaaatcagtgcCACTGCGTGGGTGGTTTGGTTTCCTCAAGCAACATAAACCACAAACCACAATAATCTCAGTCTAAACCTCAGCCGGTGATAGTGATATTTAGGTGTCATACCTGAGCAGTTTTATGATATTCCTCCTCAAAAGCAAAGAGTTTTTAAAGCTGATTCATGAATTGACACATCTTTGTacagtttgattttaaatgaatctTGTCAGTTGGAccttttgtcttcctctgtgctctgaAACCTATGATTAAAAGCTAAGCCTAATCTTTTGTGTTGCTTAACGATCCAGTCCTGGAAAGCTTGCTAAGTgagaaatattattattactcagTCATGTCAAATCTGAAAGTCTACCTTTTACTGGTAGTTGTGGATCAAGTTTATCCGCTGCTGCTCGGTTGAGACAGAAAAGCTCACTTCTGCTGTAATCTCAATCAATATTGTCTCCCTTaagttttcatttctcatttcttatGTATGAGGAATACAATATCAAATATTGTTAGAATGGAAACTTAccagtttaacattttcatttcatttttaacttgcCAGCATACCTGCTTTAGAACATATGCATGTCAAAAGGCATTTAGAAAGGTTAAAGTTAGGCTAGATTTGATTGAAatctgagggtttttttttcagacatcTTCACTCTTTCTGGACGTGAACATTGATTTGACAGTAGTGCCTGTATTCTAGTAAGCATTTTTGCCTTGaactaaaaaaaatctcatttaaaGCCATTATTAGACATGTTAAAAATTTTTGACTTTGGCCCAATTAGGTGGTAGTATCACAAAGGACCCTGTGGCAAAcagatatgtatgtatgtatgcctCTGCCCCAGAGACACACAATGCCTGAGATTGTTTAATTTCTGCAAACtaaaaactttatttactgACATTGTTGAACCAGAACATGGCCTTCTAAAGCTGTTGATTGCAGTGAGAGTAGTCTCACATCTTCAAGTGTTGAAATCTATACCGACCACCTTTGTCTTGTTCCAGTCCAAGAGCAGGTTGATTTCTCATCCGTAGTGATTGAGATTGAGGTAAACCTAAACCAAAGATTTCGCTAAAACCGAATTGTGTTGCCAAGGCTAAGAAAGATCTATTGTGTACTGAACCTTTTAAACCTTCAATTAACCAATGTGCAGATGTGGAAAAAGATGAATGCTACACACAGGTTTAATCTCTTAAAATTCTTTAattgccaaaaagaaaaaaaggatgcaACCAAAACCAAGGTATGTTTATGTGGCATCCAACATACCTGGCAGAAACACAATCTCAAGATGGGACACAAAACCGAGTTAGGACTGAATGTGCTGCAGTGCAGCCAGCTACAGATACAGTTGACCAATACATAGTTGATGGCTGTTGGAAATTTTCCACTCTCTAAATAGGAAAAGAGAACAACAATGCTCCGGTAAACTACACCAGACACAACTGGCTGCATTTCAAACCTATAAAACAAGCTTGAACATGAAGCAAGTGCACTAGCATTGatagaaaatgacagaaaacgaAACGTTAGGCATTTGCATGACACTTTTATGGAGGCGTTTGGCAATCAAGTGACCATgagcataattaaaaaaatacattttgcctGTGTTTAATTGCAGAGTGCCTGTGAtcagttgtttttgtcaccAGCAGCTAATAATGGTATAAGTTAACTGCTGCTAGGAGCTTAGTTCCTCTTCAGTAGTGACTCACTGTGCGTAAATACACCTCCAAACATAACAGAGAAAGTTGAGTCCCTTTCCAATGAAAAGAGAGGCATTAAGTTTCATTTCAACATtgagcagaagaaaaggaagcCTGTTATGATAAACTGAAGGTCATCAGATGAACTTCATATGCAAGCAAGATTATGAGAAAAACAccattttgaaaaattaaaatgaaaatattgtggCTTAAACTAAAACATAAGCGTGCACTGGTGGCATCCTCTTGTTGGAATCATAGTTTGAATTCTTGTACACCCACTAATCAAATGCCCAAAAATAGtgtgagagccacagacagatGACCAGATATGGTCTAGTTTCACTCTGATGCTTAGGACCTGGCAGGCCTGCTTCATCCCAGATGTACATCCTGCATGCTGTTCAGTTTGCATCCAAACAGAACCTCTTGTTGTGTCtgtaaagtcaagtcaagtcaagtcaggtattttttatttattgtcatttcagctgtttacagtagtacaCAGTGAAACAAGATAACGTCCAACCTCCGTGGACCAGGTGCTACACAAAACTACACAAAAGTCAACACAATACTATGTACATACATAAGCAGCTATAGAACTATCCATAGTGCCACACGAGCACGATACATGCTATTATAAGAAGAAGGGATATATCTTTATACCCTTCTGATTCATTTCACTGTCAAGCTAAATGCACTGTATAAGCTGCTCAGTGACACTAAAGGAACAATTTAAAGCTTAGGGAAATAGGCCCTGATTGATACCTGCAGTCAGTcatgtttagcctagcttagcacaaaggccAGAAACATGGGAAAACAGTTAGTTCCGATCTGTCCAAAGATAATAAAATCTACCTCTTAGCACCTGTGCAGTTAGCAAGGAAGTCATAGTTGCCACTGACATATTGTTCTACAGATTATATAAACAAGATGCAATGTGCTTTATAGGTGTTGGGGActgtttttttaacctttggaAAGAACAAGACTAGCTACACTCTGTTGCAACTTCATATTTAACTGACGGGTATCAAGGTGGTATCAGTGTTTTAATCTGtctctcagaaagaaagcaaagaagcatATTTaccaaatgtcaaactattcctctAAAACCTGACATCCAATGCTGCTTGGTCGGTCAGATACAAATGGATACTGATAAGTGAAAAAAACTTCCAGTGCTTATTGCAACCATTGTGGACAATTCTTTGTTTTAAGGGGTGACAAGCCAAAAATGATAGGAGCTACTGCACATAGGTACCAATCAGTGTGTTAAAGAAAGACTGCAGTTGTTCTGTGTGTAGTGTATTGCTCCCATCGCTCTCTCTCGTGCATTCAGCTTTGCATAGACATTTGGCCATCAAAGGTGCAGctaaaacacattcagtgttttagCAGAACATCAGTTCACTGCGTATGTAAACACAAGTATGGCTGCAGTTACATTTCCACCATGTGCTCCGCCCCACAACAGGACTGTTTGAAATTCTCCAAGCACAGTTTTGATTTCTTGCAAACAGATTACCTCTGGGCTTTCTTCACCGAATCAATTCTCGCCTGCTTCCCTGTTTCAGACCTATTTTACTGGCAAGTGTAGTAGACTAAAGCGAAATCTTGAGCTTCTCTTCTTTCCTGAAAATTGCGTGTTTTCCCAGGCTTGTTTACACTCCCATAGCTGCCTTTTCCCATGTGAGAAATTTATTCATGAAGGGTTGATTGTTccagcagaggatgttgttGTCCTCTGGGTGCAAGTAGTAAATGCATCCATGAGTCAGGCCACGGTAAAGAATATTGTGAATACATTTCTGTACTTGGACATATAGGGCACATTATTGTTGAATACATTAAAACGTCACTTATTTTTACCGTCAACAATGAATCACATGACTATAACTCATATGACCTTTGTGAATTTGTACAGGATTATCACTTCAGCTCTGTGCaacttttcatcttcttttaagttgttgttttgtgactcctatgtctgtctgctcttcacggattttacatcagcttttaataaaatcattccacagacactgatccacaaactCAGTACTCTCAGACCGAGCTCCAGtctctgcaattgggtcctggacttcctgatgGACAGGCCGCGGTCCATAAAGATCCACGACatctcctcccccatcaccctcagtaCCGGctccccccagggctgtgtgctgagccccctcctgttcaccctgctcacacacgactgctcagcacaacatccgagctgcctgatGTCAGCTGTGGTTGGATGCATCGTCAACAGCGACgagtccgactacaggcaggagctgctgagaaaacaacctctgcatcaacgtgaagaagaccaaggagattatcatggacttcagaaggggaagacatcttccccttcctcccctgtacatcagagggacagcagtggaggtggtctccagcttctgagtgtccacataacggacgacctcacctggagcaacaacacttcctgcctcatcaggaaggcacagcagcgcctcttcttcctcaggaggctgaggcgtgctggactggggagctcagtcctgacatctttttacagatgtgtggtggagagcgtcctgtgctcctgcatcacagtgtggcacggcagcagagaagaaggctctgcagagggtggtgaaagctgcacagaagactgtgggacacagcctatgCACCACCAcggacatttacacctccaggtgcaggaaaatggcggagtacaccctggactggtcgccagtcaatcgcagggccaacacacaaagaaagacaaccacacactctcacacacacacctaggggcaatttagagtagccaattaacctaatgtgcatgtttttggtattgtgggaggaagccggagtacccggagaaaacccacgcaggcacagggagaacatgcaaactccacatagaagggcccagaccgggattcgaacctggaaccctcttgctatgaggcgacagtgctaatctctgcaccaccgtgccgccctgatGTCTGAATGACAATCCATCAAATAGTTCTTGAGATGAAAAGTGGACAAATTACCATCCCCAGCATGGACAAAAAGCTTTCAACAGTTTTTTACATTTGGTGCCCAGTGTCTGGTGTTTCTTGGGAGAAATGCTTTGATGCAAATGATGCATTTGACATATTGGATAGCAGCAACAATAGTGGATGAAAATGATAAACTGGCAGTAAAACTGGAAGTGAAACTTGATCAACAGAAAACCCAAGATAAAAGAGGTTATGACCCTTCAAGGCTTTTTTTGAGCGATAACTATTCACTTTTCACTCTTCACTAATCTCTGAATCTGCCCTTAAATTCCTTTCCCAGATGTGATCTCAGGTTCAATTTATCAGTTTACAGGTGAGTGGTTTGCTCATTTCTCCTTAGAAGAACTGTAAGGGTcatgagaaaaacaagatgaagaTAATAATgtgagacaagacaagacaagacaaagcCTGTCCTAAAACTGATTTGGGATTTAGATAGTGAAtggagggcggcacggtggtgcagtggttagcactgtcgcctcatagcaagagggttctaggttcgaatcccggtctgggcccttctatgtggagtttgcatgttctccctgtgcctgcgtgggttttctctgggtactccagcttcctcccacaataccaaaaacatgcacattaggttaattggctactctaaattgcccctaggtgtgagtgtgagagtgtgtggttgtctgtctttgtgtgttggccctgcgattgactggcgaccagtccagggtgaaccccgcctctcgcccgtagtcagctgggataggctccagctcccccgcgaccctgacggataagcggtatagaaaatggatggatggatagtgaatggatggatggatggatagtgaATGGATGTCTGGATAGTGAATGGATGTCTGGATCCGTAACAAATCAACATGGGTGCACATTTCTGGATAAATGAGTATAAACTGTCATTTTTGCCTTTCCATAATCGATGAACAGATTGTGAAACTTAAAACCAAAATTacttgtgaattttttttttttttttttttttttttattatttattttattaggAACAGAGCCAAAGAACAGGTGTGTAAAACAGGATACATTTGGTTAGTGTGCTGTGATTCAAACATGCACTCAGTACACAAATCTACCCTCAATCTAAATTAAATCTACGAATTACACCACCTCTTACGGTCTGTTGACATAACTGACTGCTGGATGCCTGAGACAAGCCCAGTGGCTATGTCTGGACTAAATATGTATCTAGAGTATCTAGATGACAGCTTATAATGAAGAATGTTTTAATAAGCATTTACCTCTGCCATgcaatgcagctttaaacactGGTGGATTCTACCATAGATGCCTCTATGCTAGATAAAGAGACATGAAGTGCCCTCTAAGGTGCccttaaaatggagaaaaagtgATGCCCTGCATTCTAGAAAATTAGCTGACCTCCATGCACCTCTAAATGGTTAAATAGTTTAtagtttcctgtgtttttattacagaggtGAGGTgggtttttccacattttatagtttttaaatttaatctcATTTAATCTTAAAATTTAATCTAAATATCTATGTCCAGATTTAACCACATGGATGGTGGTGGGCTCAACATTTCATGCAAAGCTGCAGTCAGTCTTCGCAGTATTTACAATAAAAGCCTTCACTTCATCATTGCTTATAATTTTCcagagaaaagtcaaaatgaaaaaaaaaattcagtagTCAGCAGTATGTGAAGGCACAGAACTTGTTAGTGAGTCATTTCTTTCTAAtccatttcttcttctattttgAATGCAGCTTCCTCCTGAACACAATGAATAATAAGGTTATTCACCCACACTGGTATATAATGTCTCCTGTGTGAAGGCACACTGTTGAAGTAAAATCAATCATAAAATCGgttattttcaaaaacaaagcaaaaaaagaggtttttacactttggtgtCAGTGGGGATTCTAGGACACCGCTTGTTGATTAGCGAGCTATAACTGGCTGCTGGCACTAGTTTCATGTTCAGTCGACTGATAGGCAACCATGATTGATCTTCTCATTCAGCAAAAACTGATATTTCCCAAAAAGCATTTAGTTCCCAAAATGCTTCCCTGGCATAAAATTGATATTTCCCCAAAATGCTTCCTTTTTGAATACAAAGCCGAAGTTTGGATGTGtttgtttagcttagcttaggaAACAACTAGCCTGGCTGTGTCCagaggtgaaataaaaagaaaagaaaaaagactctTATGAAGTTTACAGAGTGGATCCAAGCAAAGGACAAAGAATAGAGGTAAGGTGATGTTAGAAGAGCTTATTGGAGGACAGCAGGGTTTTGGTGGATTGGGAGGCTGGCAGGATGGAGAAGCACCAGGTTTAGCAGGCCATGACCTGATGGGGGGAGGCTGATATACTGGAAAGGTGATGAGCTTGTTGATTAAACTGTTGTTAGCATACAGCTGCATACTGCtgcctatttacacatccagcagttacatagcaacatcagcattcatCTGTGTGCCGAGTGCTTTTGAAGAGTAAGTAGTAACTGTAAGTCAGCATGTTTATGCATTTGTACTGAATTCACACTGTAAACTTTTATTATGGAAAATATTTGGCTGAATGATGCTATAAAAACTGTAGAATGGGAAATAAAGTCACACTCTTGTGCATGAAatgtattattgttgttttaatgcaCTGACTTCAAATTgttattgatcttctcatcttctcatcttaCTAAATCAAAAATATGTACAATTTCCAAAATTTTGAACCACTTGTCAAAGAATAAAGGAAATTTATTTTGAACCACTGCACACTGTCCAACTTTCAGAGTGATCGGAAATTAACTGCTTGTGAAATAAACTTATCCTCACAGTGCCTCAAGGCTTGAACAGTTGCATCACTCTTGGCAAAACCTATGCTTCTGGCGGGAAAAGTTTTTCTTCTACCACTCGACAACTCCCACACTCACAGATCGTaatcaaacacatgcatgcacacacacgcataaacaTTCACACAAGTAAGTGCTGCTTTCATGCATTCCATGAAAAATCCCCAAACCTAACTGTCATCGGATTGTTACTGAAAAGAGAAGATGGGCAGAGATTAAGATAAAGATTAGATCTTGGTTTACTGTACGAACAACTTTCCACTTCCTGGCAATTCAGATGCGCTTATAAAAAGATGTGCTTATAAAAGAGTCCTTTTATTTGCCTTTTATTTCTAGATGCACCTTTCAGCAAACTGTACAGCACAACTCAACACGTAAAAGAGGTGTGTAGTAAAATACCACAGGTGATCCCCACCCTATGTTCAGTCACTATTATCCCTTACTGTTCACTGACTCTTCGTTTGCTCTCaatgatttcatttcagttgaCACTTAAGCTTAACACTTAACAAATATGCACTGACTGGCATCAATCAAactgaaatgatcattttcCCTGACAAGTGAaactctaaccctaaccctaacactgACATTGAACACTGAAATTTTGATGAAACTTGAGGGAAACCCAGACTCCTTGCTTTATTGTATtgaagaaaaatagaaatgtaaaaagGTCTGAATGTTGGTACAAAATTTTGGATGCTAATGCACAGTAGAAAATGTAGTGTttgttaatttgtgtttgtgttctgaaTGGACTATATCATTTTAATGCAGGTATGGATCATATGAAGTGTGGAGGGTATTTGAAAGACGATCGCCAGTTAAAGATCCGCCTCAGGGTAACAtctgaacagacacacaagagGGTTTTGGCAAGTGATTAAAGAGAGAGGAGCAATGAAAAGGTAACTGACTGGGCACGTGCAAACTCAGTGCCAATTTTTCCCAATTTCCAGTCAGTGAGCACAGAGCACACTTTCACTTTCTATTGTACAACTATAAATGCACCTGCAGCTCCCCTTGTCACAGCAGCACCTTCACACACCTGAAGACTCACTGAAACAGACAACCTGAGCTCACACCTGCTAAAAGACGAAGACATGGCCTCTcgagctgcagctctgctcttgCTGGGTTTCATCTGTGTTGGCTTCGCAACAGGTATGACATAACATACAGTTAGCTGTGAAACAGATCCATATTTCAGAAAGTAGTGCGGGTGTAAAGTGCATGCGATCTTTCAGTTGGAAGgagtcaaaataaaccaaatttgAAATCTAAACAGAGTCTTGAGGCAGAAACTGCAAGTGACCTTTGTACCTTCTGTGCAGTTCAGCTTTCATCGAGAAATCCACCTGTTGATTTTATGTCCTAATcccttttacattttctgatcatttcttttctctccctgatAATTTTGTTTCTCCATCTTCCTGCAGCCGAGATTGCGGTGGACTGCTGTCTGAGGACCACTAATAAGTTTTTGCCGCTCCAAATTCTTGACCACTACATCATTCAGGATGCTGGGAAGGGATGTGAGATCAGTGCTACTGCGTAAGTGTAACATATTTACATTAGGCGGAAGAACCTTTTCTGAACTGTTACAgtagctgctttgttttattatttctgcgTCCTACCGTGCACAACAGTATGCTTAATAAAAGTAATGGGAatgtggatttgtttttcacCTCTGAGGCCTGCAGCCTAATCTCACTTCTCAGTCTCTCATCTGCTTTTTCAGGTTCATTACAAAGGTCGGAAGAACACTGTGTGTCTCCCACCCCAGCGAAGAAGATTGGGTGAAAAAACACATTGCTTTtctggagaggaaaaaacaatcAGGTCAATAAATCAGGTAAATGACACATATGTATTATATTGCCTGATTTTTGTATGAgctttaaaaacagtaaaattctACCTTACCCTGCCTTATCACTGTACTTCATTTCTGTAGGTCTAAAGAAGAGTGGAC harbors:
- the LOC124057816 gene encoding C-C motif chemokine 19-like, whose protein sequence is MASRAAALLLLGFICVGFATAEIAVDCCLRTTNKFLPLQILDHYIIQDAGKGCEISATAFITKVGRTLCVSHPSEEDWVKKHIAFLERKKQSGQ